In one Fluviispira vulneris genomic region, the following are encoded:
- a CDS encoding enoyl-CoA hydratase-related protein: MIKLVDGEDFSINIINNICFITFSSPSTRNAISLRMSAVMQEISWKKENNLSIFEKFILDNNCLLIVVQSSVKGIFSSGGNLSDLKNGSKELCQNYASSIKAFCKLLHSCSIPSVTLLAGAAYGGGAELALATDFRWSIGKKSDLHFTQMRFGIPAGWGGMLRLAELCPQLSHKKISAMIIGKHNICYDQLVNLNLIDNTFLNIKNCYRALNEWRDNIEQAPIDIRNDLMHRHNIKETYQLEEYDNEIFDKYFLNYEHKKRINTFFAKRNNNAKD, encoded by the coding sequence TCAATAATATTTGCTTTATTACTTTTTCTTCTCCATCCACCCGCAACGCAATTAGTTTGCGAATGTCAGCGGTTATGCAAGAAATTTCTTGGAAAAAGGAAAATAATTTATCTATATTTGAGAAATTTATTTTAGATAATAATTGTTTATTAATTGTCGTTCAATCTTCTGTCAAAGGTATATTTTCCAGTGGTGGAAACCTTTCAGATCTCAAAAATGGTTCGAAAGAACTCTGCCAAAATTATGCATCATCTATAAAAGCATTCTGTAAACTTCTACACAGCTGCTCTATTCCGTCTGTTACTTTATTAGCGGGCGCAGCCTACGGAGGGGGAGCAGAATTGGCTTTAGCGACTGATTTTAGATGGAGTATAGGGAAGAAATCAGATTTGCATTTCACTCAAATGAGATTTGGGATTCCTGCAGGCTGGGGAGGAATGTTGAGACTTGCAGAACTTTGTCCACAACTCTCACACAAAAAAATTTCTGCCATGATCATTGGGAAACATAACATTTGTTATGACCAATTGGTTAATCTCAATTTGATAGACAACACTTTTCTCAACATAAAAAATTGTTACCGTGCTCTTAATGAATGGCGTGATAATATTGAACAAGCTCCGATTGATATCAGAAATGATCTAATGCATAGACATAATATTAAAGAAACATATCAACTCGAGGAATATGACAACGAAATTTTTGATAAATATTTTTTAAATTATGAACATAAAAAAAGAATTAATACGTTCTTTGCAAAAAGAAATAACAATGCAAAAGATTAA
- a CDS encoding Hpt domain-containing protein, whose amino-acid sequence MGKKHSLVLDKDFEEIIPEFLIKRKSDIVMIRKALEDGDFSLIESLGHKLKGTCGSYGFMELSELGKKIEESAKIKKEANILKSIEKIENYIANVEIKFE is encoded by the coding sequence ATGGGGAAAAAACACTCGCTTGTTTTAGATAAGGACTTCGAAGAAATAATCCCTGAATTTCTTATTAAACGAAAAAGCGATATCGTAATGATACGTAAAGCATTAGAAGATGGAGATTTTTCCCTTATAGAATCTCTAGGACATAAATTGAAAGGCACTTGTGGTTCCTATGGTTTTATGGAGTTAAGTGAGTTAGGAAAGAAAATTGAAGAATCTGCAAAGATAAAAAAAGAAGCAAATATTTTAAAATCAATTGAAAAAATAGAAAATTATATTGCAAATGTTGAAATAAAATTCGAATAA
- a CDS encoding NAD(P)H-dependent flavin oxidoreductase — protein MNSELIKWPKSRILELFAIENPIVQAGMVWVSGGKLAAAAANTGCLGLIGAGSMYPDLLKEQINKAHALTQKPFGVNIPLLYDKTEEQIKVALHAGVKIFFTSAGSPKKWTPFLKKEGCTVVHVVSSPEFAQKSQDAGVDAVVVEGFEAGGHNGRDEITSLVLLQQLQNKLEIPFIIAGGFATGSSILGALAMGAEGVQIGTAFAATVESSAHDNFKQAMCNAQYNSTFLRMKKLVPVRLLENDFAQKVAQAENICASNEELLKILGKGRAKEGMLNGNLQEGELEIGQIVSEIKEIISCANLVHKLKMEYLEARMRIL, from the coding sequence ATGAATTCAGAATTAATCAAATGGCCAAAATCAAGAATTCTTGAATTGTTTGCAATTGAAAACCCGATTGTCCAAGCAGGTATGGTTTGGGTAAGCGGTGGAAAATTAGCTGCAGCAGCGGCAAATACAGGATGCTTAGGACTCATCGGCGCAGGCAGCATGTATCCCGATTTATTAAAAGAACAAATTAATAAAGCTCATGCACTGACACAAAAACCATTTGGTGTAAATATTCCTTTATTATACGATAAAACAGAAGAACAAATAAAAGTCGCACTTCATGCAGGGGTAAAAATATTTTTCACCAGTGCAGGTTCCCCTAAAAAATGGACTCCATTTTTAAAAAAAGAAGGCTGCACCGTTGTGCATGTAGTTAGCTCACCTGAGTTTGCCCAAAAAAGCCAAGATGCAGGCGTCGATGCTGTGGTCGTTGAAGGATTTGAAGCGGGAGGCCACAATGGGCGTGACGAAATCACATCCCTCGTTTTACTGCAACAACTGCAAAATAAATTAGAAATCCCATTTATTATAGCTGGAGGATTTGCGACAGGCAGTTCCATTCTTGGAGCTCTTGCCATGGGGGCTGAAGGCGTGCAGATCGGCACAGCCTTTGCAGCTACAGTAGAAAGCTCCGCCCATGATAATTTCAAACAAGCTATGTGCAATGCACAATACAATTCTACTTTTCTTCGTATGAAAAAACTTGTGCCTGTACGTTTGCTTGAAAATGACTTTGCCCAAAAAGTGGCACAAGCAGAAAATATTTGTGCTTCAAATGAAGAGCTGCTGAAAATTCTTGGCAAAGGAAGAGCTAAAGAAGGTATGCTAAACGGTAATTTGCAAGAAGGCGAGCTTGAAATTGGTCAAATTGTTTCGGAAATTAAAGAAATTATAAGTTGTGCCAATTTAGTTCATAAATTAAAAATGGAATATTTAGAAGCACGTATGCGTATTCTATAA
- a CDS encoding chemotaxis protein CheX gives MSSQNPLEKKLDRYYEDIMSKIMEILQTQKDLLGEEKDLKKDVAKLKEHVLEIKTNIQAIEAKLSSKSSGISGGSPQPHPPLGASTVSAATLSSVASSNQAQQSGAHLPASSKSLKDFLAQEFAIFDVKVLNAFIKSTKEVIKTNTKNDPTFLKPVIEAGMALPIVIAGKMPLSRDKGKGAMAFSMALEAAQAITKAVFMMPEDGKVTDADIKDVTSEICNQICGKSKLTLKNEGYSFEIGLPEIHQGNPTELLAKLGHPKVALHFEYLKKPFFVFFWG, from the coding sequence ATGTCAAGCCAAAACCCCTTAGAAAAAAAGTTAGATAGATATTATGAAGATATTATGAGTAAAATCATGGAAATTTTGCAAACACAAAAAGATCTTCTGGGGGAAGAGAAGGACTTAAAAAAGGATGTTGCTAAATTAAAGGAACATGTATTAGAAATTAAAACTAATATACAAGCAATTGAAGCAAAATTATCAAGTAAATCTTCTGGTATAAGTGGTGGATCTCCTCAACCTCATCCACCTTTAGGAGCTTCGACAGTAAGTGCAGCGACACTTTCATCTGTAGCTTCCTCAAATCAGGCCCAGCAATCGGGTGCACATCTACCTGCTTCCTCAAAAAGTTTAAAAGATTTTTTAGCTCAGGAATTTGCAATATTTGATGTAAAAGTTTTAAATGCCTTTATAAAATCAACAAAAGAAGTAATTAAAACAAATACAAAAAATGATCCAACTTTTTTGAAACCAGTGATCGAAGCTGGTATGGCTCTACCAATCGTAATTGCAGGAAAAATGCCTCTATCACGTGATAAAGGAAAGGGAGCAATGGCATTTAGTATGGCTCTTGAAGCTGCACAAGCAATCACAAAGGCTGTTTTTATGATGCCAGAGGATGGTAAGGTGACAGATGCGGATATTAAAGACGTAACAAGTGAAATCTGCAATCAAATTTGTGGAAAGTCAAAATTAACTTTAAAAAATGAAGGATATAGTTTTGAAATTGGCCTTCCAGAGATTCATCAAGGAAATCCAACAGAGTTATTAGCAAAACTTGGGCATCCCAAAGTAGCTTTGCATTTTGAGTATTTAAAGAAACCATTTTTTGTCTTTTTTTGGGGATAG
- a CDS encoding flagellin N-terminal helical domain-containing protein codes for MGFRIATNVQSLNAQRNLNISNDMNNLAMEKLSSGFRINKASDDAAGLAISEKLKADYRGLVMARRNASDGVSLIQTAEGGLNEIGNILSRLRELSVQGASDTIGNIERGFLNKEFSQLKDEITRISKTTEFNGTLLLVGNQDNVPDEIKKRSNEYPLEVQVGKNFFESIDGKDQINPTDIIRIDLSNVNATVDEEGLNLGTSEEDEKSSVNTKDHSQRSISVIDDAITKVSGYRATMGAIQSRLNSTINQLSIQAENNAASNSRIRDTDFAEETAKLAQTSILKQSGVAVLAQTNQTPALAIRLLG; via the coding sequence ATGGGTTTCCGCATTGCAACTAACGTACAGTCTCTAAATGCACAACGTAACTTAAATATTAGCAATGATATGAATAATCTTGCAATGGAAAAACTGTCTTCAGGTTTTAGAATTAACAAAGCCTCTGATGACGCTGCTGGACTCGCAATTAGTGAAAAATTAAAAGCTGACTATCGCGGGCTTGTTATGGCTAGACGAAATGCAAGTGACGGTGTTTCTTTAATTCAAACTGCAGAAGGTGGTTTGAATGAAATAGGAAATATATTGAGTCGTTTGCGTGAACTTTCTGTACAAGGTGCAAGTGATACGATTGGTAATATTGAAAGAGGATTCCTAAATAAAGAATTTTCACAACTAAAAGATGAAATCACACGAATTTCAAAAACCACAGAATTTAACGGAACACTTTTGCTCGTAGGTAATCAGGACAATGTTCCTGATGAAATTAAAAAGAGATCAAATGAATACCCACTCGAAGTTCAAGTTGGTAAAAACTTTTTTGAAAGTATTGATGGTAAAGATCAAATCAATCCAACTGATATCATCCGCATTGACTTAAGTAATGTAAATGCAACGGTTGATGAAGAAGGACTTAATCTTGGTACATCTGAAGAAGATGAAAAATCAAGTGTGAATACAAAAGATCATTCACAAAGATCTATAAGTGTCATCGATGACGCGATAACAAAAGTTTCAGGTTATCGTGCAACAATGGGCGCAATTCAAAGTCGTCTCAATTCCACAATCAATCAGTTGAGTATTCAAGCTGAAAACAATGCTGCAAGTAACAGCCGCATTAGAGACACGGATTTTGCAGAAGAAACAGCAAAACTCGCACAAACATCCATACTGAAACAATCTGGTGTTGCCGTTCTCGCACAAACGAATCAAACACCAGCACTCGCAATCCGCTTGTTAGGATGA
- a CDS encoding radical SAM protein, whose product MLILPTTLSLITTHHCTAACEHCCFACNPKITKRIPKENLKSLIDEATHIPTLKLICFTGGECFTLGKELDDRVFQAHSLGFRTRCITNGYWAYSQAAAEKKLTDLKNCGLNEINFSTGDFHQKYVKIERIIN is encoded by the coding sequence ATGCTTATACTTCCCACAACTCTTTCATTGATAACAACTCATCATTGCACTGCAGCCTGCGAACATTGTTGCTTTGCTTGCAATCCTAAAATTACGAAAAGAATTCCCAAGGAAAACCTAAAAAGCCTCATAGACGAAGCAACACACATTCCGACTCTAAAATTGATTTGTTTTACCGGTGGTGAGTGTTTTACCCTCGGGAAGGAACTTGATGACAGAGTTTTCCAAGCACATTCTCTAGGTTTTCGCACTCGATGCATCACAAATGGTTACTGGGCTTACTCACAGGCAGCAGCAGAAAAAAAACTGACGGATTTAAAAAACTGTGGATTAAATGAAATAAATTTTAGTACGGGCGATTTTCACCAGAAATATGTAAAAATTGAAAGAATTATAAATTGA
- a CDS encoding response regulator has protein sequence MDEENLANKIEKTILIVDDNEENRLLMSIYLKKSIYKYEFAQNGEIAFEKIKIKKYDLILMDVQMPIMDGLIATRTIRKWEIEEKRTAIPIIALTANDLQERGGETLKAGCNAHITKPIKKNDFLSEIKKYLGS, from the coding sequence ATGGATGAAGAGAATCTTGCAAATAAAATAGAGAAAACAATTCTAATAGTAGATGATAACGAAGAGAATCGTCTACTTATGTCTATTTATCTCAAGAAATCAATTTATAAATATGAATTTGCTCAAAATGGTGAGATAGCATTTGAAAAAATAAAAATAAAAAAATATGATCTCATCTTAATGGATGTGCAAATGCCGATCATGGATGGCCTCATAGCGACCCGTACCATTCGCAAATGGGAAATTGAGGAAAAAAGAACTGCAATTCCAATTATTGCACTCACTGCAAATGATTTACAAGAACGCGGAGGGGAAACTTTGAAGGCAGGTTGCAATGCGCATATAACAAAGCCAATTAAAAAAAATGATTTTCTAAGCGAAATTAAAAAATATCTAGGTTCATAA